A portion of the Rhinolophus sinicus isolate RSC01 linkage group LG16, ASM3656204v1, whole genome shotgun sequence genome contains these proteins:
- the LOC109433831 gene encoding glutathione S-transferase theta-3 isoform X4, translating to MGLELYLDLLSQPCRAVYIFAKKNRIPFELRTVELLKGQHRSDAFAQVNPLRKVPALKDGEFTLAESVAILLYLSRKYKAPDHWYPEDLQARARVDEYLAWQHTALRSSCTRAMWQKMMIPVFLGERVPPETLASTLAELDSCLQLLEDKFLKDQDFLTGPHISVADLVAITELMHPYLLAPSSDSPSVPAAKSSKADPNWPPGTSVWRPQWGRTSSRRPMQLS from the exons ATGGGCCTGGAACTCTACCTGGACCTGCTGTCCCAGCCCTGCCGCGCTGTCTACATCTTCGCCAAGAAGAACCGCATCCCCTTCGAGCTGCGCACGGTGGAGTTGCTCAAAG GCCAGCACCGCAGTGATGCTTTTGCCCAGGTGAACCCGCTGAGAAAGGTGCCAGCCTTGAAGGATGGGGAGTTCACCTTGGCTGAGAG TGTGGCCATCCTGCTGTATCTGAGCCGCAAGTACAAGGCCCCCGACCACTGGTACCCTGAGGACCTGCAGGCCCGTGCCCGCGTGGATGAGTACTTGGCATGGCAGCACACAGCCCTACGGAGTAGCTGCACCCGGGCCATGTGGCAGAAG ATGATGATCCCTGTGTTCCTTGGTGAACGGGTGCCCCCTGAGACATTGGCGTCTACTCTGGCTGAGCTGGACAGCTGCCTGCAGCTGCTTGAGGACAAGTTCTTGAAGGACCAGGACTTCCTTACAGGGCCCCATATCTCAGTGGCTGATTTGGTGGCTATCACAGAACTGATGCAT CCCTACCTCCTGGCTCCCTCTTCCGATAGCCCGTCAGTGCCGGCTGCCAAGTCTTCAAAAGCCGACCCAAACTGGCCGCCTGGTACAAGCGTGTGGAGGCCGCAGTGGGGGAGGACCTCTTCCAGGAGGCCCATGCAGTTGTCATGA
- the LOC109433831 gene encoding glutathione S-transferase theta-3 isoform X2 encodes MGLELYLDLLSQPCRAVYIFAKKNRIPFELRTVELLKGQHRSDAFAQVNPLRKVPALKDGEFTLAESVAILLYLSRKYKAPDHWYPEDLQARARVDEYLAWQHTALRSSCTRAMWQKMMIPVFLGERVPPETLASTLAELDSCLQLLEDKFLKDQDFLTGPHISVADLVAITELMHPVSAGCQVFKSRPKLAAWYKRVEAAVGEDLFQEAHAVVMKAKDLPPADTAMKEMLKPLVQVLLR; translated from the exons ATGGGCCTGGAACTCTACCTGGACCTGCTGTCCCAGCCCTGCCGCGCTGTCTACATCTTCGCCAAGAAGAACCGCATCCCCTTCGAGCTGCGCACGGTGGAGTTGCTCAAAG GCCAGCACCGCAGTGATGCTTTTGCCCAGGTGAACCCGCTGAGAAAGGTGCCAGCCTTGAAGGATGGGGAGTTCACCTTGGCTGAGAG TGTGGCCATCCTGCTGTATCTGAGCCGCAAGTACAAGGCCCCCGACCACTGGTACCCTGAGGACCTGCAGGCCCGTGCCCGCGTGGATGAGTACTTGGCATGGCAGCACACAGCCCTACGGAGTAGCTGCACCCGGGCCATGTGGCAGAAG ATGATGATCCCTGTGTTCCTTGGTGAACGGGTGCCCCCTGAGACATTGGCGTCTACTCTGGCTGAGCTGGACAGCTGCCTGCAGCTGCTTGAGGACAAGTTCTTGAAGGACCAGGACTTCCTTACAGGGCCCCATATCTCAGTGGCTGATTTGGTGGCTATCACAGAACTGATGCAT CCCGTCAGTGCCGGCTGCCAAGTCTTCAAAAGCCGACCCAAACTGGCCGCCTGGTACAAGCGTGTGGAGGCCGCAGTGGGGGAGGACCTCTTCCAGGAGGCCCATGCAGTTGTCATGAAGGCCAAAGACCTACCTCCAGCAGACACTGCCATGAAGGAGATGCTAAAACCTTTGGTGCAGGTTTTGTTGCGGTGA
- the LOC109433831 gene encoding glutathione S-transferase theta-3 isoform X1 produces the protein MEAGVSDIAVIGVSERSWMLGAGVQRDLGGIRVLPTTSVVSSTGQHRSDAFAQVNPLRKVPALKDGEFTLAESVAILLYLSRKYKAPDHWYPEDLQARARVDEYLAWQHTALRSSCTRAMWQKMMIPVFLGERVPPETLASTLAELDSCLQLLEDKFLKDQDFLTGPHISVADLVAITELMHPVSAGCQVFKSRPKLAAWYKRVEAAVGEDLFQEAHAVVMKAKDLPPADTAMKEMLKPLVQVLLR, from the exons ATGGAGGCTGGAGTGTCTGACATAgctgt GATAGGGGTCTCAGAAAGGTCCTGGATGTTGGGTGCGGGTGTGCAGAGAGACCTTGGAGGGATCAGAGTTCTCCCCACCACCTCAGTGGTTTCTTCCACAGGCCAGCACCGCAGTGATGCTTTTGCCCAGGTGAACCCGCTGAGAAAGGTGCCAGCCTTGAAGGATGGGGAGTTCACCTTGGCTGAGAG TGTGGCCATCCTGCTGTATCTGAGCCGCAAGTACAAGGCCCCCGACCACTGGTACCCTGAGGACCTGCAGGCCCGTGCCCGCGTGGATGAGTACTTGGCATGGCAGCACACAGCCCTACGGAGTAGCTGCACCCGGGCCATGTGGCAGAAG ATGATGATCCCTGTGTTCCTTGGTGAACGGGTGCCCCCTGAGACATTGGCGTCTACTCTGGCTGAGCTGGACAGCTGCCTGCAGCTGCTTGAGGACAAGTTCTTGAAGGACCAGGACTTCCTTACAGGGCCCCATATCTCAGTGGCTGATTTGGTGGCTATCACAGAACTGATGCAT CCCGTCAGTGCCGGCTGCCAAGTCTTCAAAAGCCGACCCAAACTGGCCGCCTGGTACAAGCGTGTGGAGGCCGCAGTGGGGGAGGACCTCTTCCAGGAGGCCCATGCAGTTGTCATGAAGGCCAAAGACCTACCTCCAGCAGACACTGCCATGAAGGAGATGCTAAAACCTTTGGTGCAGGTTTTGTTGCGGTGA
- the LOC109433831 gene encoding glutathione S-transferase theta-3 isoform X3: protein MEAGVSDIAVIGVSERSWMLGAGVQRDLGGIRVLPTTSVVSSTGQHRSDAFAQVNPLRKVPALKDGEFTLAESVAILLYLSRKYKAPDHWYPEDLQARARVDEYLAWQHTALRSSCTRAMWQKMMIPVFLGERVPPETLASTLAELDSCLQLLEDKFLKDQDFLTGPHISVADLVAITELMHPYLLAPSSDSPSVPAAKSSKADPNWPPGTSVWRPQWGRTSSRRPMQLS from the exons ATGGAGGCTGGAGTGTCTGACATAgctgt GATAGGGGTCTCAGAAAGGTCCTGGATGTTGGGTGCGGGTGTGCAGAGAGACCTTGGAGGGATCAGAGTTCTCCCCACCACCTCAGTGGTTTCTTCCACAGGCCAGCACCGCAGTGATGCTTTTGCCCAGGTGAACCCGCTGAGAAAGGTGCCAGCCTTGAAGGATGGGGAGTTCACCTTGGCTGAGAG TGTGGCCATCCTGCTGTATCTGAGCCGCAAGTACAAGGCCCCCGACCACTGGTACCCTGAGGACCTGCAGGCCCGTGCCCGCGTGGATGAGTACTTGGCATGGCAGCACACAGCCCTACGGAGTAGCTGCACCCGGGCCATGTGGCAGAAG ATGATGATCCCTGTGTTCCTTGGTGAACGGGTGCCCCCTGAGACATTGGCGTCTACTCTGGCTGAGCTGGACAGCTGCCTGCAGCTGCTTGAGGACAAGTTCTTGAAGGACCAGGACTTCCTTACAGGGCCCCATATCTCAGTGGCTGATTTGGTGGCTATCACAGAACTGATGCAT CCCTACCTCCTGGCTCCCTCTTCCGATAGCCCGTCAGTGCCGGCTGCCAAGTCTTCAAAAGCCGACCCAAACTGGCCGCCTGGTACAAGCGTGTGGAGGCCGCAGTGGGGGAGGACCTCTTCCAGGAGGCCCATGCAGTTGTCATGA
- the LOC109433831 gene encoding glutathione S-transferase theta-3 isoform X5 — MWQKMMIPVFLGERVPPETLASTLAELDSCLQLLEDKFLKDQDFLTGPHISVADLVAITELMHPVSAGCQVFKSRPKLAAWYKRVEAAVGEDLFQEAHAVVMKAKDLPPADTAMKEMLKPLVQVLLR, encoded by the exons ATGTGGCAGAAG ATGATGATCCCTGTGTTCCTTGGTGAACGGGTGCCCCCTGAGACATTGGCGTCTACTCTGGCTGAGCTGGACAGCTGCCTGCAGCTGCTTGAGGACAAGTTCTTGAAGGACCAGGACTTCCTTACAGGGCCCCATATCTCAGTGGCTGATTTGGTGGCTATCACAGAACTGATGCAT CCCGTCAGTGCCGGCTGCCAAGTCTTCAAAAGCCGACCCAAACTGGCCGCCTGGTACAAGCGTGTGGAGGCCGCAGTGGGGGAGGACCTCTTCCAGGAGGCCCATGCAGTTGTCATGAAGGCCAAAGACCTACCTCCAGCAGACACTGCCATGAAGGAGATGCTAAAACCTTTGGTGCAGGTTTTGTTGCGGTGA
- the DDT gene encoding D-dopachrome decarboxylase, whose protein sequence is MPFVELDTNLPAGRVPAGLEKRLCAATAAILSKPEDRVNVTVRPGLAMAVNGSAEPCAQLLVSSIGVVGTAEENRGHSARFFEFLTKELKLDQDRIVIRFFPLEAWQIGKKGTVMTFL, encoded by the exons ATGCCGTTTGTTGAGCTGGACACGAACTTGCCCGCTGGCCGCGTGCCCGCGGGGCTGGAGAAGAGGCTCTGCGCGGCCACCGCCGCCATCCTGAGCAAACCCGAGGAC CGCGTGAACGTGACCGTGCGCCCTGGCCTGGCCATGGCGGTAAACGGCTCGGCTGAGCCTTGCGCACAGCTACTTGTCTCCTCCATCGGTGTGGTGGGCACAGCGGAGGAGAACCGCGGCCACAGCGCCCGCTTCTTCGAGTTCCTCACCAAAGAGCTGAAACTGGACCAGGACCG GATAGTTATCCGCTTTTTCCCCCTGGAGGCCTGGCAGATTGGCAAGAAGGGGACGGTCATGACCTTTTTGTGA